A single genomic interval of Candidatus Baltobacteraceae bacterium harbors:
- a CDS encoding ABC transporter substrate-binding protein, producing the protein MSTALDPYTNMSLDTAELSWLFADGLIGADPKDLARGSLSAIAPSADLRSSTPAHRSFRYRLRPGIRWHDGKPFVAEDVVACLTRLKGGIVGKLRPYRLVERIEVIGPHEFVVHLIEADPAFPLAFFGPLGSPGVPLIRPGALPIGTGPFRLESHRPDGTSYVAWSGSPRGDAASRRLSLQYLASAQTQDVMLQTREIDIALGADNIFVRDHHMHYIKQNAGIGYALLNVSGTLANPNLREGIARAVDRNELVVKAYRNWADPLTSILPERAPGGDVHSPLHFDLAAAKRSFAASPNVKLTIVTTAGNPERIALLLQEQLRRAGAQTELRRYSDLEYAAPNGPLQTGRFDIALWGDVYALDPDLLAIWGCDARPPRGNNFSRLCDPRFDADVRAGRSESALHAFWRDVAVVPLAGFARCTAATTRVRGLTSPNDLAPSVYNCTQWSLT; encoded by the coding sequence TTGAGTACCGCTCTCGATCCATATACCAACATGTCCCTCGATACCGCCGAACTGAGCTGGCTCTTCGCCGATGGCCTCATCGGCGCCGATCCAAAGGATCTCGCCCGGGGGTCGCTCAGCGCGATCGCTCCGTCGGCGGATCTTCGCTCATCCACCCCGGCGCACCGCTCTTTTAGGTATCGGCTACGCCCGGGCATTCGTTGGCACGACGGAAAACCGTTCGTCGCCGAGGACGTCGTGGCGTGCCTGACCCGTCTCAAGGGCGGCATTGTCGGCAAACTCCGGCCTTACCGCCTCGTGGAACGCATCGAGGTGATCGGGCCGCACGAATTCGTCGTCCATCTCATCGAGGCCGACCCGGCATTCCCGCTGGCCTTTTTTGGACCCCTTGGATCCCCCGGGGTGCCGCTCATTCGCCCCGGCGCGCTGCCCATCGGCACCGGCCCATTCCGGCTCGAAAGCCACCGCCCCGACGGCACGAGTTACGTCGCGTGGAGCGGCTCCCCGCGTGGCGACGCAGCCAGCCGGCGACTTTCGCTGCAATATCTGGCGAGCGCACAGACGCAAGACGTTATGTTACAAACGCGAGAGATCGATATCGCGCTCGGCGCCGACAATATTTTCGTACGCGATCACCACATGCACTACATCAAGCAAAACGCCGGAATCGGCTACGCGCTGCTCAACGTCAGTGGCACCCTCGCGAATCCGAACCTGCGCGAAGGCATCGCGCGGGCGGTCGATCGCAACGAGCTGGTGGTGAAGGCCTACCGCAACTGGGCGGACCCTCTGACATCGATCCTTCCCGAGCGCGCCCCCGGCGGCGACGTGCACTCTCCACTGCACTTCGATCTAGCGGCGGCCAAACGGAGCTTCGCTGCGAGTCCGAACGTCAAGCTCACGATTGTTACAACCGCAGGTAACCCGGAACGCATCGCGTTGCTCCTGCAAGAGCAACTTCGACGCGCCGGCGCGCAGACCGAGCTTCGCCGCTACAGCGATCTCGAATATGCCGCGCCGAATGGACCGCTGCAAACCGGCAGATTCGATATCGCGTTGTGGGGCGACGTCTACGCGCTGGACCCCGATCTGCTGGCCATTTGGGGATGCGACGCACGGCCGCCGCGCGGCAACAATTTCTCGCGTCTGTGCGATCCGCGCTTCGACGCCGACGTTCGCGCTGGGCGATCGGAGTCCGCGCTGCACGCTTTCTGGCGCGATGTTGCCGTCGTGCCATTGGCCGGTTTCGCGCGCTGCACGGCCGCAACGACACGAGTCCGCGGTCTCACCTCGCCCAACGACCTCGCGCCCTCGGTATATAACTGCACGCAGTGGTCGCTCACCTAA
- a CDS encoding YcaO-like family protein, translating into MVAHLKKLAGSHDRSVPVHETLAIARSLRERYGITRIADTTRLDRIGIPTISVVVPNSVDKIGVYNGKGLTREHAIASGLMEALERQICARCEVPRFDAPVAQIDALLDLRALGWLGELEGSVECVAGTNLLTGEPVAVPIGVAQCPRLTPRRFERTSTNGLASGNNPTEAIYHALFELVERHLLSTVHVRSHILPRALRSLAGLPTEAHDDVVASEVIDAAEHPILGDLIARIKAAGLEFRLLAYAPPGWPTAMLACITERAGRELFYHIGMGCSLSPGHAAIRAVTEAAQSRAADIQGAREDLERADGAAPNDVKHGRRPAGFPTDGRWYFDGPAKRIGLADLPDTSCADLGDEVELVLETLRAYGETCVAYVDLTPPGVPISVARVVAPHLERTLVDGSISSRLRRVMRPLGAFRLASCS; encoded by the coding sequence GTGGTCGCTCACCTAAAAAAACTCGCCGGTTCGCACGATCGGTCCGTGCCGGTCCACGAAACTCTGGCGATTGCCCGATCGCTGCGCGAGCGATACGGAATCACGCGCATCGCCGATACGACACGCCTGGATCGCATCGGAATTCCCACGATCAGCGTCGTCGTACCAAACTCGGTCGATAAAATCGGCGTGTACAACGGCAAGGGGCTCACGCGCGAACACGCGATCGCGAGCGGCCTCATGGAGGCACTCGAACGTCAAATCTGCGCGCGCTGCGAAGTCCCTCGCTTCGATGCGCCGGTCGCGCAGATCGACGCGCTCCTCGATCTGCGCGCGCTCGGCTGGCTCGGCGAACTCGAAGGGTCGGTAGAGTGCGTGGCCGGTACGAACCTGCTCACCGGCGAGCCGGTCGCCGTACCGATCGGCGTCGCCCAGTGCCCGCGACTCACGCCGCGGCGCTTCGAGCGAACGTCAACAAATGGGCTAGCTTCGGGAAACAACCCGACCGAGGCAATCTATCATGCGCTTTTCGAACTCGTGGAACGCCATCTGCTCTCAACCGTCCACGTGCGCTCGCACATTCTCCCGCGGGCGTTACGCTCGCTAGCGGGTTTGCCGACAGAAGCTCACGATGACGTGGTCGCGAGCGAAGTGATCGATGCGGCGGAGCACCCGATTCTCGGCGATTTGATCGCTCGCATAAAGGCGGCCGGCCTCGAATTTCGCCTGCTCGCCTATGCGCCGCCCGGATGGCCGACGGCGATGCTCGCGTGCATTACGGAACGCGCGGGCCGCGAACTCTTCTATCACATCGGAATGGGCTGTTCGCTCTCGCCGGGACATGCCGCCATTCGCGCGGTCACCGAAGCCGCACAATCGCGCGCAGCCGATATCCAAGGTGCGCGCGAGGATCTCGAACGCGCCGACGGCGCCGCACCCAACGATGTTAAACACGGCCGGCGCCCTGCAGGTTTTCCGACCGACGGACGCTGGTATTTTGACGGTCCCGCCAAGCGCATCGGCCTCGCGGATTTGCCGGACACGTCGTGCGCCGATCTCGGCGACGAAGTCGAACTCGTACTCGAAACGCTGCGTGCCTACGGCGAAACGTGCGTTGCCTACGTAGACCTAACGCCGCCGGGCGTGCCCATTTCGGTCGCTCGCGTCGTGGCACCGCATCTCGAGCGAACGCTCGTCGACGGGTCGATCTCGAGCCGCCTGCGACGGGTTATGCGGCCTCTTGGCGCGTTCCGGTTAGCATCGTGTAGTTGA
- a CDS encoding methyltransferase domain-containing protein: protein MLDLGQWTRNREFHRYVDDGTLDLYARHSGSQSGIGRLCLLDDRVLAEIVRAADLSSRARVLDIGCGRGFLARWLRWYKVDTRYVGVDTVPEAVAAARRNAPQSEFVYAQLDSLGINESFDRVFALEPPSGGALSAEVAAAIGRHLEPGGRFVVTLISLDGAHEEKILRSIDLLQRHADVEQVCDLSLQVKEFASTMYSAFLLGAWDDAIKSQMCVKAAYVLHAIEGGTFNYTMLTGTRQEAA from the coding sequence ATGCTCGATCTGGGTCAATGGACGCGCAACCGAGAGTTCCACCGCTACGTCGATGACGGCACTTTGGATCTCTACGCACGTCATAGCGGGTCGCAATCGGGGATTGGGCGACTCTGTCTACTCGACGATCGAGTGTTGGCAGAGATCGTGCGTGCGGCCGACCTGTCGTCACGAGCGCGGGTGCTCGATATCGGGTGTGGGCGTGGGTTCTTGGCGCGCTGGCTGCGATGGTACAAGGTCGATACCCGGTACGTTGGGGTCGATACCGTACCCGAGGCAGTCGCAGCCGCGCGCCGGAATGCACCACAGAGCGAGTTCGTCTACGCGCAACTCGATTCGCTTGGAATCAACGAGTCCTTCGATCGCGTCTTTGCGCTGGAGCCGCCGTCGGGCGGTGCCCTCTCCGCGGAAGTAGCCGCGGCGATCGGGCGGCACCTCGAGCCGGGGGGCCGTTTTGTCGTGACGCTGATCTCGCTCGACGGCGCTCACGAAGAGAAGATCCTGCGCTCGATCGATCTCCTGCAACGCCACGCCGATGTAGAGCAGGTCTGCGATCTTTCGCTGCAAGTCAAAGAGTTCGCCTCGACGATGTATTCGGCGTTTCTGCTGGGTGCTTGGGACGACGCGATCAAGAGCCAGATGTGCGTAAAGGCGGCCTACGTGCTGCACGCAATCGAAGGCGGCACGTTCAACTACACGATGCTAACCGGAACGCGCCAAGAGGCCGCATAA
- the recQ gene encoding DNA helicase RecQ: MQETVGLDDALKHYFGFESFRPLQREIAEATLHGADVLALLPTGGGKSLCYQLPALLGEGLTLVVSPLIALMKDQVDALAANGIAATFLNSSIDWQAATQRLDALDRGEYKLLYVAPERLVLESFLGRLDRWKLERIAVDEAHCVSEWGHDFRPEYRRIALLRERYPDVPVLALTATATDRVGDDIVRYLKLRSPQRFVASFNRPNLRYSVFQKRDAFKQLLGWASDRAAESGIVYVQSRANAEELAARLAAAGISARPYHAALSAKERSRNQELFIRDEIRVICATIAFGMGIDKPNVRYVVHYDVPKNLEGYYQETGRAGRDGLPSECALFFTGGDAAKQRHFNRQIENEREREQAEVRLRQMLEFAATTRCRRAHLLRYFGERVQFESCGNCDNCLEPPERTDVTIPAQKLLSCMYRIREASGFSTGAHHIVDVLLGNRTEKVESFGHDRLSTFGVGSDQSKDTWLAVVSELLRLGHIEQEPAHKTLVLTTDGLQALKERRSFELAQSKIVRSTTGRRKSKGGAVAKLSYEEGLFEALRRLRKELADERGVPPYVVFSDATLREMAAHKPQTETAFRAISGVGDVKLEQYARPFITAIEEYESP, from the coding sequence GTGCAAGAGACGGTTGGCCTCGACGATGCCCTGAAGCACTACTTTGGGTTTGAAAGCTTCCGGCCGCTGCAGCGGGAGATCGCGGAGGCGACCCTGCACGGGGCCGACGTGCTGGCGCTGCTGCCCACCGGCGGCGGCAAGTCGCTCTGCTACCAGCTCCCGGCCCTGCTCGGCGAAGGCCTCACCCTGGTCGTCTCGCCGCTGATCGCCCTGATGAAAGATCAGGTCGATGCCCTGGCGGCCAACGGCATAGCCGCAACCTTCCTCAATAGCTCGATCGACTGGCAGGCGGCGACCCAGCGGCTCGACGCGCTGGACCGAGGCGAGTACAAACTGCTCTACGTGGCGCCCGAGCGGCTGGTGCTCGAGAGCTTCCTGGGCCGGCTCGATCGCTGGAAGCTCGAACGCATCGCGGTCGACGAGGCGCACTGCGTGAGCGAGTGGGGACACGATTTCCGGCCCGAGTACCGGCGCATCGCGCTGTTGCGCGAGCGGTATCCCGACGTTCCCGTGCTCGCCCTCACCGCAACGGCGACCGACCGCGTGGGCGACGACATCGTGCGCTATCTCAAACTGCGCTCGCCGCAGCGTTTCGTTGCGAGCTTCAATCGACCGAACTTGCGCTACAGCGTCTTTCAGAAACGCGACGCGTTCAAACAGCTGCTGGGTTGGGCGAGCGACCGCGCCGCCGAGAGCGGCATCGTCTACGTGCAGAGCCGCGCGAACGCCGAAGAGCTGGCCGCGCGTCTCGCGGCCGCCGGCATCAGCGCGCGTCCCTATCATGCCGCGCTCAGTGCGAAAGAGCGCTCGCGCAATCAAGAGCTGTTCATTCGCGACGAGATCCGCGTGATCTGCGCGACGATCGCGTTCGGTATGGGCATCGATAAGCCGAACGTGCGGTACGTCGTGCACTACGACGTTCCCAAGAATCTTGAAGGCTACTATCAAGAGACCGGCCGCGCCGGGCGCGACGGTTTGCCGAGCGAGTGCGCGCTCTTCTTCACCGGCGGCGATGCCGCCAAGCAGCGCCATTTCAATCGTCAGATCGAGAACGAGCGCGAACGCGAGCAGGCCGAGGTGCGTTTGCGCCAGATGCTCGAGTTCGCCGCGACCACGCGCTGCCGGCGCGCGCACCTGCTGCGCTACTTCGGCGAACGCGTGCAGTTCGAAAGCTGTGGCAACTGCGATAACTGCTTAGAGCCGCCCGAGCGCACCGACGTTACGATCCCGGCGCAGAAACTGCTCTCGTGCATGTACCGAATTCGCGAGGCGAGCGGCTTCTCGACCGGCGCGCACCACATCGTCGACGTGCTGCTCGGCAATCGCACCGAGAAAGTCGAGTCCTTCGGCCACGACCGGCTCTCCACGTTCGGCGTCGGCAGCGATCAGAGCAAGGACACGTGGCTGGCGGTCGTCTCCGAACTGCTGCGCCTCGGACATATCGAGCAAGAGCCCGCGCACAAAACGCTCGTGCTCACGACCGACGGGTTACAGGCGCTCAAAGAGCGCCGCAGCTTCGAACTCGCACAATCGAAGATCGTGCGTTCGACAACGGGCCGGCGCAAGAGCAAAGGCGGCGCCGTCGCGAAACTTTCCTACGAAGAAGGGCTGTTCGAAGCGCTGCGCCGGCTGCGCAAAGAACTCGCCGACGAGCGCGGCGTTCCGCCCTACGTCGTTTTCTCCGACGCCACCCTGCGCGAGATGGCCGCGCACAAACCACAAACCGAGACCGCCTTCCGCGCCATCAGCGGCGTCGGCGACGTAAAACTCGAACAATACGCCCGCCCATTCATAACCGCCATCGAAGAATACGAAAGCCCCTAA
- a CDS encoding spore coat protein U domain-containing protein, with the protein MHKAYAVAIALVATLGWNIVLARPAEAAFSIPTCIVSVSPLQIGAYNTFRHTATVTPVTLEYSCTGGSEREPERVVRFLSNGSAATQRYMVDASGDRLYYQICLDPTCQAPVGPQGMKLGAGAERESFDREDGAHGSITLYGVIAPLQNVGVGNYTDKLQVSIDTED; encoded by the coding sequence ATGCACAAAGCTTACGCCGTAGCAATTGCGCTCGTCGCGACGCTCGGTTGGAACATCGTGCTGGCGCGTCCAGCCGAGGCCGCATTCTCGATTCCGACGTGTATCGTCTCGGTCTCGCCGTTGCAAATCGGCGCGTACAATACGTTCCGCCACACGGCGACGGTGACTCCGGTAACGCTCGAGTATAGCTGCACGGGCGGTTCGGAGCGCGAACCGGAACGCGTCGTGCGGTTTCTTTCCAATGGGAGCGCTGCGACACAGCGATACATGGTCGACGCGAGCGGCGATCGTCTCTACTATCAAATCTGCTTAGATCCCACATGCCAGGCACCCGTAGGACCGCAGGGCATGAAGCTGGGCGCCGGGGCGGAGCGCGAGTCTTTTGACCGCGAGGACGGCGCTCACGGGTCGATCACGCTCTACGGAGTCATCGCACCGCTGCAAAACGTCGGCGTCGGCAACTACACCGACAAACTCCAAGTAAGCATCGACACCGAAGACTAG
- a CDS encoding fimbria/pilus outer membrane usher protein yields MAITLALVGATAIPTQAQQGIRAILTVKVNSVDDGLYTVFVDSSDVEIAQADLKDLGLSKAVAAHAVASGIYVSLNALKPDVTWRIDTKTLTLSITVDPKLLAASSFDIRSGQQVPVTRTKSAFINYGALLTQGQSGRLSTQFGSTLGAGVASATFNDVAGIYRATNLNWTIDNEHTLRRSVIGDSFVNFGDLTGGGIVRGVTIERNFGLDPFVNRFVTHALTGYVATPSTADVYVNGSLVQQLQLPPGSFNIQNLPLVAGANNAQVVIRDAFGNVQTLSQSFYQGLQLLNKGQTDYTYTAGDPQDGLGHSLGAAGLAGSYSLGVNDHVTVGGRIQSAARLVNAGPTVAISTRAGEFDLLGFASSANGQSGSAAEFLYNYSTPRVYFNIGVQLESASYANLFQPAAQDHALSSETVSLGLPIGRRVLAFNLTHAHDRDLGEETGYGALTTIPLAKALSLSIDYQRTQAAAGFNRTDVYTALNFPIGQQSYGSITNDASAAGGSVNVQASRPAFPDQPLGYNLSITRGNNPQLQAVAQYDGPVGIYTLNRTDFAGNASTYFNAAGAIVFADHHILLSRPLQGGYVVVSAAGPTGLPVDVNGRYVGKTNRGGLLVVPEVQEYYPNHIALDTGRAPIGEQYSTTERNVEAAHFAAALATFDAHRTQSFLGTVNLASTNKAPQYGMLTVDLGSGQQATSNIGEAGEFYLENLAPGPHPATVKYAGGACGFTLVIPETSLTYVKLGVQTCTKLTP; encoded by the coding sequence TTGGCGATAACACTGGCTCTCGTCGGTGCAACGGCCATCCCGACGCAAGCGCAGCAGGGTATCCGGGCGATTCTAACGGTGAAGGTGAACTCGGTCGACGACGGCCTATACACGGTGTTCGTCGACTCGAGCGACGTGGAGATCGCACAAGCAGATCTTAAGGATCTCGGCTTGAGCAAAGCCGTTGCGGCCCACGCGGTTGCATCCGGAATCTACGTTTCGCTCAACGCGCTCAAGCCCGACGTAACGTGGCGGATCGACACGAAAACGCTCACGCTAAGCATCACCGTCGACCCAAAATTGCTGGCCGCGTCGTCGTTCGATATTCGCAGCGGTCAACAGGTACCGGTAACCCGAACGAAAAGCGCGTTCATTAATTATGGCGCACTGCTCACGCAAGGGCAATCAGGGAGACTCTCGACACAATTTGGATCCACGCTTGGAGCTGGCGTTGCGAGCGCGACCTTCAACGACGTCGCCGGGATCTATCGCGCAACCAACCTCAATTGGACCATAGATAACGAGCATACGCTGCGGCGATCGGTCATTGGTGACAGCTTCGTTAATTTTGGGGATCTGACCGGAGGCGGTATCGTGCGCGGCGTCACGATCGAACGCAACTTCGGCCTCGATCCATTCGTCAACCGCTTCGTTACGCATGCCCTTACGGGATACGTCGCAACGCCGTCGACCGCCGACGTCTACGTTAACGGCTCGCTCGTGCAACAATTACAGTTGCCGCCCGGATCGTTTAATATCCAGAACCTGCCGCTGGTAGCCGGCGCGAACAACGCGCAGGTCGTCATTCGCGACGCCTTCGGGAACGTTCAGACGCTCTCGCAGTCGTTCTACCAGGGCCTCCAACTGCTCAACAAAGGCCAGACCGACTACACCTACACGGCCGGCGATCCGCAGGACGGCTTAGGACACTCACTTGGAGCGGCCGGTCTTGCCGGCAGCTACAGTTTGGGCGTGAACGATCACGTGACGGTTGGCGGCCGAATCCAAAGCGCGGCGCGATTGGTCAACGCCGGACCAACGGTAGCGATATCGACGCGCGCCGGGGAGTTCGATTTGCTCGGGTTCGCAAGTTCGGCGAACGGTCAATCTGGTTCGGCCGCCGAGTTTCTGTACAACTACTCAACGCCGCGCGTCTATTTCAACATCGGCGTGCAGCTCGAATCGGCGTCGTATGCAAATCTGTTCCAGCCGGCCGCGCAAGACCACGCGCTCTCAAGCGAAACGGTCAGCCTCGGTCTTCCGATCGGCCGGCGCGTTCTGGCCTTTAACCTCACACACGCACACGATCGCGACCTGGGCGAAGAAACCGGTTACGGCGCGCTGACGACGATTCCGCTGGCGAAAGCCTTGTCGCTAAGCATCGACTATCAGCGAACCCAAGCGGCAGCGGGATTTAATCGGACCGACGTTTACACGGCGCTCAATTTCCCGATCGGCCAGCAGTCGTACGGATCGATCACGAACGACGCGTCGGCCGCCGGAGGAAGTGTAAACGTGCAGGCGAGCCGTCCGGCTTTTCCGGATCAGCCACTCGGCTATAATCTCAGCATCACGCGCGGCAACAATCCGCAATTGCAAGCGGTGGCTCAGTACGACGGCCCGGTTGGCATCTATACCCTCAACCGAACCGATTTTGCCGGCAATGCGTCGACCTACTTCAACGCAGCCGGAGCCATCGTGTTCGCAGATCACCACATACTCCTATCGCGCCCACTTCAAGGCGGATACGTCGTCGTTTCGGCAGCGGGGCCGACGGGTCTGCCGGTTGATGTGAACGGGCGGTATGTAGGAAAGACCAATCGGGGCGGCCTCCTGGTCGTTCCAGAGGTCCAGGAGTACTACCCGAATCACATCGCGCTCGATACGGGGAGGGCGCCGATCGGCGAGCAGTATTCGACCACCGAACGAAACGTTGAGGCGGCGCATTTCGCGGCGGCACTTGCAACGTTCGACGCGCACCGCACGCAGTCGTTTCTCGGAACGGTCAATTTGGCGTCGACGAACAAGGCTCCTCAATACGGGATGCTAACGGTCGATCTTGGCAGCGGGCAGCAAGCTACATCGAATATCGGTGAAGCGGGCGAATTTTATTTGGAGAACCTAGCTCCCGGACCGCATCCGGCAACGGTAAAATACGCCGGCGGTGCGTGCGGCTTCACACTCGTCATCCCGGAAACATCACTGACGTACGTCAAGCTCGGAGTACAAACATGCACAAAGCTTACGCCGTAG
- a CDS encoding fimbria/pilus periplasmic chaperone encodes MKRLITASITLAIALALAGPAVASDIAVAPIQLSIPSGDGAAVMNIQNKSTYPVRLQITGSAWDQQPNGVMKLTPSEDLIFFPTLVTVAPLETQQIRIGVEGGAASTERTFRVFINELPSINEALTGHSIAVRLKVGVPVFVEPSRQVRALAIPSATLASGKIDFSLRNNGTVREMIDKIEVAGLDAGGKTVAGASADAWYVLAGGRRDFSLPFSKAACRSVSSINITAQTNLGPVVLRDVPLANKSCK; translated from the coding sequence TTGAAACGCCTCATAACTGCTTCGATTACGCTGGCGATCGCGCTAGCTCTGGCCGGCCCGGCCGTCGCATCCGATATCGCCGTTGCGCCGATCCAGCTCTCGATCCCGAGCGGCGACGGCGCCGCCGTCATGAACATCCAGAACAAGTCCACCTATCCGGTGCGACTGCAGATCACGGGCTCCGCTTGGGATCAGCAGCCGAACGGCGTTATGAAGCTCACGCCGTCCGAAGATTTGATTTTTTTCCCCACACTCGTAACGGTCGCTCCGCTCGAAACGCAACAGATTCGGATCGGTGTCGAAGGCGGCGCGGCCTCGACCGAGCGAACATTTCGCGTCTTCATCAACGAACTGCCTTCAATCAATGAGGCGTTGACCGGGCATTCCATCGCGGTTCGCCTGAAAGTCGGCGTTCCCGTATTCGTGGAGCCGTCGCGCCAGGTGCGCGCGCTCGCGATTCCGAGCGCAACGCTCGCTTCCGGTAAAATCGACTTCTCGTTGCGCAACAACGGAACCGTCCGCGAAATGATCGATAAAATTGAGGTCGCCGGCCTCGATGCCGGTGGAAAAACGGTTGCCGGCGCATCTGCGGATGCGTGGTATGTTCTTGCTGGAGGTCGCCGCGACTTCTCGCTGCCGTTCTCGAAAGCCGCGTGCCGCTCGGTGAGCAGCATCAACATTACGGCCCAAACCAACCTCGGGCCGGTCGTACTGCGGGATGTTCCGCTCGCAAACAAGAGCTGTAAATAG
- a CDS encoding spore coat U domain-containing protein, with translation MNFVSKAGLVAAVALLLSPMAASANQVTPVAVSANVVPFCVNLDLGASADKVAFGAYNVFNNFDVKTTGILEFECTKGTNATLSVDGGTYGNGSQRRMSNGTSFLNYNLYKDAGDSVAWTSGQTIALNNNSGYNQFPFNGVLPQQQNVTTGNYSDTVTITLNY, from the coding sequence ATGAATTTCGTTTCAAAAGCCGGGCTCGTTGCTGCAGTCGCGCTACTGCTCAGCCCGATGGCGGCATCGGCCAACCAGGTCACCCCGGTCGCGGTGTCGGCCAACGTCGTTCCCTTCTGCGTGAACTTGGATCTCGGCGCGAGTGCCGACAAGGTCGCATTCGGCGCGTACAACGTCTTCAATAATTTTGACGTGAAAACGACGGGCATTCTTGAGTTCGAGTGCACCAAGGGCACAAACGCCACCCTGTCCGTCGACGGCGGCACCTATGGTAACGGCAGCCAGCGCCGCATGTCCAACGGCACCAGCTTCCTAAACTACAACCTCTATAAAGATGCCGGCGACAGCGTCGCCTGGACGTCGGGTCAAACGATTGCCCTCAACAACAACTCGGGCTACAACCAGTTTCCCTTCAACGGCGTGCTTCCGCAGCAGCAGAACGTCACCACGGGCAACTACTCGGACACGGTAACCATTACCCTCAACTACTAG